The following are from one region of the Anabas testudineus chromosome 2, fAnaTes1.2, whole genome shotgun sequence genome:
- the rttn gene encoding rotatin isoform X3, which produces MELSPFIRKIGHSLVEIRVRALKSLISKLDHSLISVSDIVQEKMLLVYLLEWFNFPEVPMQEEVLELISTLSKHPSAAQMLRDVGVVDFLTQLSPNVEPRLRAVISGVLDQLFQLPELLPSQTVAYTHGLRNTTPTALAVIPPEEDFPKMGYFQRTVPAHTDEPSQKIAVHESVKCLKFSVFPWLTLTNTDRHILSSNESSLRSSNPKLVQTTCELLCDVIMQDFPAEIFLQRPSIVKNLLSLLRVGLDKGEVSYLHLQALSCLKNLCAGLRRRLRLHQDPSFYSTKQEPVSQNSSFSCSLDVRGTQRSQASSPGAECSPRPSVVGRTGQRARGDGQDGDAASNSGSSHRGGAAVQAPGQIPPSPANVAHLELPDLGVENVLELQLQQLTLAQFTVATMEHAIPLLKTEGLHVFHHVLELLCDAVLLLGDSVCELVWDDCSLVGMELKEKLQLCMELLGEILSYHHSYSADIPQSSQIQHRMAYTGTAIFTVKLLQTILPPEKAGDNLPESTAAAVFHLCLDTSLGSLLPSIQETAVAYLEQVNPDNHDLYRRVTRAALWMESTCNFLKEAQAEGEKNWLELLELAQQATEGLPFHQHLPIVKECVHTCSYLWKFDQASPVLQTESQNLFLKLLSHPLLPVKTETYECTLNLVKDCLGIQNVSRQETGSCSGVNFLLHHRVLYEISAFGLQDSADKVNMAAKDILLFLLKGRLMMTASTWDRFTEALYPVMPILQGYTSTEESLGNCVLLISDMSDAATDMFQSKVKLKAALRLLFTKHPTVRIAAVQQILPHLTSSDEAKIARPDLDQPAISSLPNLYCLRNPADITLDTSNKSVLKVELVEKLYSILSSDTVDMSLRRSAAEQMAVVLQNTAMHPVLKNLGITDKVISFIMESVNSNKSFDCLLEPCVCILRKLVYADPSLRHSLAQRNPLLLALLRASLILKENNGSRSEIAVLMCLLLFDEIASIEMWSHIPNTAVTLASFSLPLTVIRRYNIPFQAASHHAVSPYCCVSPLSSDLLSLGPTRQVLQVAWNIARCSGIENLLEEHPGVCTTIAEFHPDLKLSETQVLSLQVLHLPTALRECIQAIVTAAGHSSVTSALCRLRLYLLIDRMALPHMPTYSCRDTLQSLSWQTAVTRFLQVRPACVEDERLLVAIVAFLNAYFKQVHTESPSDPEDENLRWILELLLNQESVSLLNLLLGVETQIATQSPGELEELKNHVSQKLQRELTSFFNTLTLRLRHTTDRLCLALAGPFKSQLAVRLLQSLRVSDAPRFYGLPSLERTLQGMVSLTAQAGWSSHCPDLEPVALCSKYLSGLLEVISSFYVEWGGNSMSFMGKGVTRNAVICLLHLSHEIMAENKGKDFISEWSLANEAAAEEASTSQLGLAWLIPLWVDRDQEVRFASLGLGAALSTVPSGCQALCACCQNISGGLWGTLLNILLDQQESSMVRREAAFILQNLLVMPMPANAEEAKDSNWQHPCVHDEVSGVSLVGLPALQALLYHCQYFQHVALSASSCYRGRYTFCLQTHAAVSGATSHQESISVDSENSLRFWRCDPPAPSVDSSRPSSSLSTSSTVIRGSGIDTPKALSPLTIMDNTAASRLMAQGQSDTDTSDSVTSQDSRRGEPLVMEPVVMVTPDLLTAHCGLLTNLLAILPDFTLTAIQHNQIIKALSSLVDNGPIEKCLTELKTPNILPGEREAIKSQLVTLLQFLASFCKLLQSCVTVSQELIGQMDFLKQLLTTLVAVLMLDTKGLDPGTRDRVCVCWADVFMLLATLVRRDSLAAYPSVSAALGRRWRIFAGTLSVCVTETSTDPLLHTVALQFLCTVFTQETKSRGVGPTDSASKCATALSDILNGPSASQLCELLMQSFEKRTLQDPLKRLTARALVTLLACSPTAQNHAAKGGLIDSCVEQLKQVYSQLHLESVRPGKTSHRKKEEGYLKEVKLTVEILRSALYCNDECKVVATDARLILALYALWPWFLLDDPTMEAVLELLCVYTANCTTACSSLCGGGPGVAPGSKGTSGSSLMHSVMKLTTGFAPDNSPLQKLAFSLLANLAMSRDCRGLLQKNNFLQAFLSVPVPKVGGVKTTSVGGSGESLLSLWLRLLVSLSFAEDGQQSVLKVTGALELLADLAPHWRNALLTLHNLCFCPANKPHIIANDKAMKVLLCSLENKDMETRCIGASALWALLHNNQRAKTTLKCPSVRMRIEEAHNTSKKDAENKQKPTSTYLLKCLENLSQLLKN; this is translated from the exons ATGGAGTTATCTCCCTTTATAAGGAAAATAG GCCACTCTTTGGTGGAAATAAGAGTTCGAGCACTGAAGAGCCTAATAAGTAAGCTGGACCATTCCCTGATCTCCGTCTCCGACATTGTCCAGGAGAAGATGCTGCTTGTGTATCTTCTGGAGTGGTTTAATTTTCCCGAGGTGCCAATGCAGGAGGAAGTCCTTGAGTTGATCTCAACCTTATCAAAG CATCCTAGTGCAGCCCAGATGCTGAGAGACGTTGGCGTGGTGGACTTCCTCACACAACTGTCTCCTAATGTGGAGCCTAGGCTGCGAGCTGTCATCAGTGGAGTCCTGGACCAGCTGTTTCAGCTACCTGAGCTACTCCCCAGTCAAACAGTGGCCTACACACATGGGTTGCGTAACACAACTCCGACAG CCCTTGCAGTTATTCCACCTGAAGAAGATTTTCCTAAAATGGGCTATTTCCAAAGGACTGTGCCAGCCCATACAGATGAACCGTCTCAAAAGATAGCAG TGCATGAGTCTGTGAAATGTCTGAAGTTTTCTGTCTTCCCATGGCTGACtttgacaaacacagacagacatataCTTTCATCAAATGAGAG TTCTCTAAGGAGCAGCAACCCCAAACTGGTGCAGACCACATGTGAACTTCTTTGTGATGTCATTATGCAGGACTTTCCTGCTGAGATCTTCCTACAAAGGCCCAGTATTGTAAAG AAccttctgtctttattgaggGTGGGTTTGGATAAAGGTGAGGTGAGCTACCTCCACCTGCAGGCTCTTTCCTGTTTGAAGAATCTTTGCGCAGGGCTAAGGAGGAGACTGCGCCTTCATCAGGATCCAAGCTTCTACTCTACAAAGCAAG AGCCAGTGTCCCAGAACTCTTCATTCTCCTGCTCCCTGGATGTGCGGGGCACCCAACGCTCCCAGGCTTCTTCCCCGGGGGCAGAGTGCTCTCCCCGGCCTTCTGTAGTAGGGCGCACAGGCCAGAGAGCCAGGGGAGATGGCCAAGATGGAGATGCAGCTTCTAACAG TGGCAGCTCACACAGAGGTGGAGCTGCAGTCCAGGCTCCTGGGCAGATTCCCCCATCACCTGCAAATGTGGCCCATTTGGAGCTTCCTGACCTGGGTGTTGAAAATGTCCTGGAACTGCAGTTACAGCAGCTCACTTTAGCTCAGTTCACTGTTGCCACCATGGAGCATGCCATACCACTTCTTAAGACAG AAGGTTTGCATGTGTTCCATCATGTTCTGGAGCTGCTGTGCGATGCCGTCCTCCTGCTTGGGGACAGCGTTTGTGAGTTGGTCTGGGACGATTGCAGCCTGGTGGGGATGGAGCTG AAGGAGAAGCTGCAACTCTGCATGGAACTGTTGGGGGAAATCCTCAGCTATCATCATAGCTATTCAGCAGACATTCCTCAAAGCTCCCAGATTCAGCACAGAATGGCCTACACAGGCACTGCAATATTCACTGTTAAACTCCTGCAGACTATTCTCCCTCCtgagaag GCTGGTGACAATCTCCCTGaaagcactgcagcagctgttttccaCCTATGCTTGGACACATCACTGGGATCTTTATTACCCAGCATACAGGAGACAGCAGTAGCCTACTTGGAGCAGGTGAACCCAGACAACCATGACCTCTACAGGAGGGTGACCCGTGCTGCCCTCTGGATGGAATCCACTTGTAATTTCCTCAAGGAGGCACAAGCTGAG GGGGAAAAGAATTGGTTGGAGTTACTGGAGCTGGCGCAGCAAGCCACAGAGGGCCTCCCATTTCACCAGCACTTACCCATTGTGAAAGAATGTGTTCACACCTGCTCTTACTT GTGGAAGTTCGATCAGGCCAGTCCTGTCCTCCAAACAGAGAGCCAGAATCTTTTCCTGAAGCTGCTGTCCCATCCCTTACTGCCTGTCAAGACCGAAACATACGAATGCACTTTAAACCTGGTCAAG GACTGCCTTGGCATCCAGAATGTGTCACGACAGGAAACGGGATCCTGCAGTGGAGTCAACTTTCTTCTTCACCACAGGGTGCTCTATGAAATAAGTGCTTTTGGTCTTCAGGACTCTGCAGATAAG GTGAATATGGCTGCCAAGGATATCCTGCTCTTCCTGCTCAAGGGACGATTAATGATGACAGCATCAACCTGGGACAGATTCACTGAGGCACTTTACCCGGTCATGCCCATATTACAG ggtTACACCAGCACTGAAGAGTCACTGGGAAATTGTGTCCTTCTGATAAGTGACATGTCAGATGCGGCAACTGACATGTTTCAAAGTAAAGTCAAGCTGAAAGCAGCGCTCCGACTCCTCTTCACCAAACATCCCAC AGTAAGAATAGCAGCAGTGCAACAAATCCTTCCCCACCTAACCAGCTCTGATGAAGCAAAAATAGCCCGGCCAGACTTGGATCAACCAGCAATCTCCTCGCTTCCCAATCTTTACTGTCTCAGGAACCCTGCAGACATCACGTTAGACACCAGCAACAAGTCTGTTCTCAAG GTGGAGTTGGTGGAGAAGCTCTATTCTATCCTGTCCTCAGACACAGTTGACATGTCCCTGAGAAGATCGGCTGCAGAACAGATGGCTGTAGTGCTGCAAA ACACAGCAATGCACCCAGTGCTGAAGAATCTCGGAATAACAGACAAAGTCATTTCTTTCATTATGGAGAGTGTAAACAGCAACaag AGCTTTGATTGCCTGCTGGAGCCTTGTGTATGTATCCTGAGGAAACTGGTGTATGCTGATCCATCTCTGAGGCACAGCCTGGCACAGCGCAACCCTCTGCTCCTCGCACTGCTCAGGG CATCTTTGATATTGAAGGAGAACAATGGCAGCAGAAGTGAGATTGCTGTTCTGATGTGTTTACTGCTATTCGATGAGATTGCTAGCATTGAAATGTG GTCACACATACCCAACACAGCTGTGACTCTGGCGTCCTTCTCTCTGCCACTGACAGTAATACGGAG GTACAACATCCCTTTCCAGGCAGCGAGTCACCACGCTGTCAGCCCATACTGTTGCGTCTCACCTCTGTCCTCTGACCTCCTGAGTCTAGGCCCTACTCGTCAAGTCTTGCAGGTAGCTTGGAACATTGCACGGTGCTCTGGGATAGAAAACCTTCTTGAGGAGCACCCTGGCGTCTGTACTACGATTGCTGA ATTTCATCCTGACTTAAAGCTGTCAGAGACACAggttctgtctctgcaggtaTTGCACCTTCCCACTGCTCTGCGAGAATGCATCCAGGCCATTGTCACAGCAGCGGGACACAGTTCGGTGACCTCTGCTCTCTGCAGGCTCAGGCTCTATTTGCTGATTGACAGAATGGCCCTCCCTCACATGCCCACTtacagctgcagagacacactTCAGTCCCTCAGTTGGCAGACAGCAGTGACCAG ATTTCTACAGGTGCGCCCAGCATGTGTTGAGGATGAGAGGTTGCTAGTGGCCATTGTTGCATTTTTGAATGCCTACTTCAAACAGGTGCACACCGAGTCTCCATCTGATCCAGAGGACGAGAACCTGCGCTGGATACTGGAGCTGCTTCTCAACCAG GAGAGTGTGTCCCTCCTTAATTTGCTTCTTGGTGTGGAGACGCAGATCGCAACTCAGAGCCCAGGGGAACTAGAGGAGCTGAAGAACCATGTCAGCCAGAAACTTCAGAGAGAACTCACCAGCTTCTTTAACACCCTAACCCTTAGACTAAGACACACCACTGACAG GCTATGTTTGGCATTAGCGGGCCCCTTCAAGAGCCAGCTGGCAGTTCGCTTGCTTCAGAGCCTGCGGGTGTCTGACGCCCCGCGTTTCTACGGCCTCCCCAGCCTGGAGAGAACACTGCAGGGCATGGTCAGCCTGACTGCCCAGGCTGGCTGGAGCTCCCACTGCCCTGATCTGGAGCCCGTCGCCCTCTGCTCTAAGTATCTCAGTGGGCTGTTAGag GTGATTTCATCGTTTTATGTTGAGTGGGGAGGCAACTCCATGTCTTTCATGGGGAAAGGTGTGACCAGGAATGCTGTCATCTGCTTACTTCACCTGTCCCATGAGATTATGGCTGAAAATAAGGGCAAG GACTTTATTTCCGAGTGGTCTTTGGCGAATGAGGCAGCTGCTGAGGAGGCTAGTACCTCTCAGTTGGGTTTGGCCTGGCTTATCCCGCTATGGGTGGACAGAGATCAAGAG GTGAGATTTGCCAGTTTAGGTTTGGGTGCTGCTCTGTCCACAGTGCCCAGTGGGTGCCAAGCTCTGTGCGCGTGCTGTCAGAACATCAGCGGAGGTCTGTGGGGCACGTTGCTCAACATCCTTCTGGATCAACAGGAGAGCAGCATGGTCCGCAGAGag GCTGCATTTATCCTGCAGAACTTGCTTGTGATGCCTATGCCTGCCAACGCAGAGGAGGCCAAGGACTCCAACTGGCAG CACCCATGTGTCCATGATGAAGTCTCTGGTGTGTCTTTGGTGGGTCTTCCAGCACTCCAGGCTCTGCTCTACCACTGTCAGTACTTCCAACACGTGGCTCTCTCCGCCTCCAGTTGCTACCGTGGCAGGTACACTTTCTGCCTACAGACTCATGCTGCTGTTAGTGGTGCCACCAGTCATCAGGAGAGCATTTCAGTGG aTTCGGAGAATTCTCTGAGGTTTTGGAGGTGTGACCCACCAGCACCCAGTGTCGACTCTAGCAGACCTTCTAGCTCCCTCTCCACATCCAGCACTGTG ATAAGAGGCTCAGGGATAGACACCCCTAAGGCTCTCTCCCCATTGACCATAATGGACAATACTGCTGCCAGCAGACTCATGGCTCAAG GCCAAAGTGACACAGACACCAGCGACTCAGTTACATCCCAAGACTCCCGCCGGGGCGAGCCCTTGGTCATGGAACCTGTTGTCATGGTAACGCCGGACCTCCTGACAGCCCACTGTGGCCTGCTGACTAACCTGCTGGCCATCCTGCCAGATTTCACCCTCACTGCCATCCAACACAACCAGATCATTAAAGCCCTGTCCAG TCTAGTGGATAATGGGCCTATTGAAAAATGCCTCACTGAACTGAAGACACCTAACATCCTaccaggagagagagaagccaTCAAGAGCCAG cttgtcACTCTACTTCAGTTCCTGGCCAGTTTCTGTAAGCTGCTGCAGTCCTGTGTTACCGTAAGCCAGGAGCTGATCGGCCAGATGGACTtcctgaaacagctgctgactACTCTAGTTGCAGTGCTCATGCTGGACACCAAAGGACTGG ATCCAGGTACCCGAGACAGGGTTTGTGTGTGCTGGGCAGACGTGTTTATGCTCCTGGCTACTCTGGTGAGGAGGGACAGCTTAGCAGCGTACccatctgtctctgctgcactgGGAAGACGCTGGCGGATATTTGCAG GAACATTATCggtgtgtgtgactgaaacTTCCACAGATCCACTTCTCCACACAGTGGCTCTGCAGTTTCTATGTACGGTTTTCACACAGGAGACAAAGAGTCGGGGTGTAGGACCCACAGACTCGGCCTCTAAATGTGCAACTGCGTTGTCTGACATTTTGAATGGACCCTCAGCCAGCCAGCTGTGTGAACTGTTAATGCAG AGTTTTGAGAAGAGGACCCTTCAGGACCCTTTAAAGAGGCTGACAGCTAGAGCTCTGGTGACACTGCTAGCGTGTAGTCCTACAGCTCAAAATCACGCAGCCAAAG gtgGTTTAATTGACAGCTGTGTGGAGCAACTGAAGCAGGTTTACTCCCAGCTCCACCTGGAGTCCGTCCGGCCGGGCAAGACTTCTCACCGCAAAAAG GAAGAGGGTTATCTAAAGGAAGTCAAGTTGACGGTGGAGATCCTGCGGAGTGCTCTTTACTGCAACGATGAATGCAAA GTGGTGGCCACAGATGCTCGCCTAATACTGGCACTCTATGCTCTTTGGCCTTGGTTCCTTTTGGACGACCCCACCATGGAGGCAGTGCTGGAGCTTCTGTGTGTCTATACGGCCAACTGCACCacag CTTGCAGTTCTCTGTGTGGTGGTGGCCCTGGTGTTGCACCAGGCTCTAAAGGAACCTCTGGTAGCTCTCTGATGCACTCTGTCATGAAGCTGACCACAGGGTTTGCTCCAGACAACAGCCCTCTTCAGAAGCTTGCCTTCTCTCTCTTGGCTAACCTTGCCATGTCCCGTGACTGCAGAGGCCTCCTGCAAAAG AATAATTTCCTGCAAGCCTTCCTCTCAGTGCCAGTGCCCAAGGTGGGTGGTGTTAAGACCACATCTGTAGGCGGTAGTGGTGAGAGCCTGCTGAGCCTGTGGCTGCGGTTGCTGGTCAGTCTCTCATTTGCAGAGGATGGCCAGCAGAGTGTACTTAAGGTGACTGGAGCCCTGGAACTGCTGGCAGACCTGGCACCTCATTGGCGCAATGCACTGCTCACCCTTCACAACCTCTGCTTCTGCCCTGCCAACAAGCCACACATCATTGCCAACG ACAAAGCCATGAAGGTTTTGCTCTGCTCTCTGGAAAATAAAGATATGGAAACTCGCTGTATAGGAGCTTCTGCACTTTGGGCGTTGCTCCACAACAACCAgagg GCCAAGACTACTTTGAAGTGTCCATCTGTTCGAATGAGAATTGAGGAGGCACATAACACCTCTAAGAAAG ATGCAGAGAACAAGCAGAAGCCTACGAGTACCTACCTGTTGAAGTGCCTTGAAAACCTTTCCCAGCTGTTGAAAAACtga